The sequence AATGATCGTCAACCCCTGCCATTTGTTACGGTACAGATCATCCAGCTGCCCGACAGCAATTTCGTGACCGGTACAGTTACCACCGAACAGGGCCATTTCAGTATTGGTAAGTTGGGTGGTGGAGACTACCTGCTTAAAACTTCTTTTGTAGGATATGAGGAGCAATATACCCCCTTTCATATTGGCCGCCTGAGTTCTTTTCTTGACCTTGGTAATATTCTGATGGCAGAAAGTTCCCTCTCAATCGAGGGGGTCACGGTTTCAGGCATTCGTGAGGAGGTGATTTCATCCATGGATCGCAAGGTTTATTCCATTGAAGATAACTTAAGCCAGGCAGGCGGCTCCGCCCTCCAGGCCATGCAGAACCTTCCGGGAGTCACCATTGACCGTGACGGGAAGGTTTCCCTCAGGGGAAGTGACCAGGTGACCGTTTTCATCGACGGCAAGCAGACCGCCATTACGGGGATGGGCAGTCAATCAGGACTGGAAAACATACCGGCTTCAGCCATTGCAGGCATCGAGATCATCAATAACCCTTCGGCCCGATACGATGCAAGTGGCATGGCTGGCATCATCAATATCATCTTCCGCAAGGAACAGCAACAGGGCTGGAATGGCAGGGCTGGCCTTACCCTTGGCCTTGGAAATTTGGGCAGCAAAAAAGATAACCTGCCCGGCATCAGGGATCAGTACCTCCTTACCCCCAAAGTCAACCCTTCACTCTCAGCCAATTACCGGAAGGATGCCTTTAACTTTTTTGTGCATGGCGATCTGCTGTATCATAAAACGATGATGAAAAGCGAGTTTTTCCTCCGTGAATATGATGACAGCAATCCTGTCAGCCAGCAATGGCTTGAAAACCGGACCCAGCCCATATACAACCTGCGCGGGGGACTGGACTATTCCATCAATGAAAGAAACACCCTTACTTTTTCAGCCTTATTTAATTACAGGGAATATACTGACCTGGGCGACCTCCCCTATTTAAACGCCAATACCAACGAGCAAGTGCGCCTGTGGGAGTATTACGAGAACGAGGTCAACCAAACCCTCTTTGCAACCATCACTCACGCGCATCGCTTCATCCAGCCTGGTCACAGCCTGACCTCCTCGCTGAATTATTCCTTCCGCAGGAAAGATGAGGTGTTTTATTTCGACAATTTTGAAAACGGAATCATGGGGACTGACACCACAGCCCTGATCGCCGATGAGAACATCCTTGACCTGACCGTGGACTATGTCAGGCCACTACGTGCCGGAAGGATTGAGATTGGTACCAAACAAATGGCCCGCATATTTCCCAATGATATTGTATTCACCCCCGGCATCAACTCCATTCTCGATCCCGGCCTTGCTGGCACTGCCGAATACCGTGAGTATATGTCGGCAGCCTACACCAATTACGTTTATGAATTAAAGGCTTTAGAACTGGAAGCCGGACTGAGGGCTGAATACGCCAGGATCGATTACCTGGTGGATGAGAGCCACAGTGTTTATGAAAGCAATGGATTCGATTATTTCGGGTTTTTTCCAAACGTTAGGGCTTCCTGGCTTCTCAACGATAGAAACCGCCTGACAGCCTTTTACAACCGCAGGGTAGACCGTCCATCGGAAAGCATGCTCAGGGTGTTCCCCACTTATGCTGACCCGGAGATATTAAACCTCGGGAATCCGACCCTGGTGCCCCAGTTCACCCAATCCTTTGAACTGGGTTACCGAAATTCCTATGATAAAGGAACTTTTTACCTGGCAGGCTATCACCGCATTTCACGAAACATCCTGACAAAGATCATCACCGAGGTTCCGGAGAGCAACAGGCTGGCCTCGGTGAACCAGAACGCAGGCAAGGGTTACAATACAGGTGTGGAATGGGTATGGACCCAACAGCTTTTAAGGACTGTGAAAC comes from Bacteroides sp. and encodes:
- a CDS encoding TonB-dependent receptor gives rise to the protein NDRQPLPFVTVQIIQLPDSNFVTGTVTTEQGHFSIGKLGGGDYLLKTSFVGYEEQYTPFHIGRLSSFLDLGNILMAESSLSIEGVTVSGIREEVISSMDRKVYSIEDNLSQAGGSALQAMQNLPGVTIDRDGKVSLRGSDQVTVFIDGKQTAITGMGSQSGLENIPASAIAGIEIINNPSARYDASGMAGIINIIFRKEQQQGWNGRAGLTLGLGNLGSKKDNLPGIRDQYLLTPKVNPSLSANYRKDAFNFFVHGDLLYHKTMMKSEFFLREYDDSNPVSQQWLENRTQPIYNLRGGLDYSINERNTLTFSALFNYREYTDLGDLPYLNANTNEQVRLWEYYENEVNQTLFATITHAHRFIQPGHSLTSSLNYSFRRKDEVFYFDNFENGIMGTDTTALIADENILDLTVDYVRPLRAGRIEIGTKQMARIFPNDIVFTPGINSILDPGLAGTAEYREYMSAAYTNYVYELKALELEAGLRAEYARIDYLVDESHSVYESNGFDYFGFFPNVRASWLLNDRNRLTAFYNRRVDRPSESMLRVFPTYADPEILNLGNPTLVPQFTQSFELGYRNSYDKGTFYLAGYHRISRNILTKIITEVPESNRLASVNQNAGKGYNTGVEWVWTQQLLRTVKLSTNANVYLNRMAAFEIINAYPSNISFSREEQSAYAGNLKLIFDVKLPRSFNLQITGTYLSPDILPQGKILARYSVDGGLKKEVLNGRGELFLNASDIFNTLVVKYELEGNGFDITSQDYYETQVVRIGYQHRF